CGCATTCGGTCAGACGGAGAGCTCTCCCGTGATGACGATGACGCGGCGCGACGATCCGGTGGAGCTGCGCGTGTCGACGGTGGGACGGCTGCTGCCGGACATCGAAGGCATGATCGTGGATCCCGAGACCGGCAAGGAGCTTCCCCCGGATACGCAGGGCGAGATCGTGACGCGCAGCAAGTGCGTGATGAAGGGTTACTACAAGATGGACGACGCCACGAAAGATGCCATAGACGCTGAAGGCTGGCTCCACACGGGCGACCTGGGCGAGGTGGACGTTAACGGATACTACAAGGTGACCGGCCGCATCAAGGACATGATAATCCGCGGCGGGGAGAACATTTACCCGCGCGAGATCGAGGAGTTCCTGCATGGAAACCCGAAGGTGAGCGACGTCCACGTGGTGGGCGTTCCCGACAAGAAGTACGGCGAACAGGTGCTCGCGGCGGTTATGCTCAAGGAAGGACAGAGCGCAACCGAGCAGGAGTTCATCGAGTACTGCGCGGGCAGGATCGCGCGCCACAAGATTCCCCGCTACTGGGAGTTCGTGAACGCGTTCCCCATGACCGCGAGCGGCAAGGTGCAGAAGTACAAGATCCGGGACAAGTTCATGGACGGGATCAAGGCATAGGATTAGACGCGGGCCGGCGGCGGAAATCAACCGCCGCCGGATTCGTTTCCTGCCCGTTACTCTATTTCTTATCTTATTGACACACGGCGAAATGATGGATATGATTCATAGTAGTGAATCATGATCGTTTGACTGCGGGAGCATTCCATGTCCAATAAAATATCTGTCGTAATTGAAAAAGATGATTTCGGATACTACGCCTACTGTCCCGAACTTGTGGGCTGTCAGACACAGGGCGATTCCCTCGACGATGCCCTTGCAAATATCAAGGAAGCAGTGGATGCATACGTTGCGACATTGTCCGAGGAGGAGAAGAAGGAGATTCTCAGCAAGGAAATCCTGACAGCCAGCATTGAGGTAGCCCTTGCCTAAACAGGAGAGACTGACCGCGAAAGAGGCG
The sequence above is a segment of the Spirochaetota bacterium genome. Coding sequences within it:
- a CDS encoding type II toxin-antitoxin system HicB family antitoxin; translated protein: MSNKISVVIEKDDFGYYAYCPELVGCQTQGDSLDDALANIKEAVDAYVATLSEEEKKEILSKEILTASIEVALA